The Aedes albopictus strain Foshan chromosome 2, AalbF5, whole genome shotgun sequence region tacaagcaggcaatcagcgatcaaaacggcaaagtatctctttctttagaaaggtcaagattaccgtacgatacagtgacaagtagaccacgttttccgcgtcgatttattcgtgccgagttccataatttcgatatcttttacgaacatttacgataatgtatttctgttcatcacaccttcaacttatattacgcgttgcgaacattcgcggataataaatatgtacaacggttttattatccccaatcttattaacacgggaacgcgaaaaaaaagtaatacaagaacatagataaaactcaaaagcaacgattctagttgtttagttgtccagtttactcgtaaagctacggtgcgggttttggtttttcagcattggcagtaacactaaacggagttgcatacagtttatattctgactgagaaacgataagcttaaaacgtgcgttattacgagtggatccgacataagcgtggtttaaaaaatattcatacccggtatacaattaaatttaatacacaaacatacaataaaattattgtattcttccgacagccggctggcggaagactaaaccatatcaagggttgcatagctcacatcatttaccaatgtgaatccagatctatgtaactttctatcccttcccttcctttgtaataaacttccttcctgtgacaaccgtggggatgcggaggtacacacggtccctagtagcaacggatgtcacaccaacattccttcccttccccgatgaccgtaaggacgtggccggcgccggtactgacaatataaagttttgaaccttcaaaattgcacattgaggatggaaagctacacccaggccccatccatttggttccctgtgcaatgttgactgttctggtcagtaacggagtagcaactacgaattgtacggtcatctcatgctcatgctcatgctctatatggtttcgcattatgcgttttacacagtgtattctgtgcatcctcgcctttggcgcactcatatcgataccgatctggctttattgttgctgttcttttttgtgctgtgattgttaagagtttaatcttgcctagtttgggtagcggctacggttaggatagctcagatcaatcttcagcacaaaagaacagcaacgatcaatctttgtagacttatgcaaaatggtacagcccaagtggcgttggtccaagaaccttactttcgtaaggggaatttctatttaggaaaccttgtgaatccagtgtttgctactttcagtaaaaatgaaatggcaaactcacgtgtcatgcctcgagcatgtgtgcttgtcaacaacgcaatcgttgctacactcatctctgaactaactaccagagatgtatgtgctatcacaatagatgtatctgttggaaacctcaacaggaaatacgtttattgttcggtttatttaccgcatgatgaaccatcccctacggatgctttcaaacaagtcattgcatactgcactacaaaaggccttccgctaattgttggtagtgatgctaatgctcaccatataatctggggcagctcagacatcaatttgagaggctccagtttgatggaatacttaagtagtacagatcttggattacttaacataggcaaccgcccaaccttcatggtatctggtagagaggaagtgttagacataacgctttgctctagcagaattagtcatgagctgaccaattggcatgtatcagatgaagaatctttatctgaccatcgttacatcttgtttgaacatgtgaatgttacttcgcaaactttgcgtttcaggaatccccggtcaacaaactgggatctctttaccgatctggttgcagccaaatttcatggatactcaccatcaattgacactccaagtgatttagatgatgccgttgatactacaacgaccttcatcatggaagcttttgaagaagcatgccctctacggtctgtgaagatcacaagaggaaccccttggaggaactctgatctggcgaaactcaggaaacaatgtagaaagagttggaacagacgacgttcagctggttcggaggctttcaggtcggctcgcaaggcctacaggaaatctctccggtctgctgaacgatccggctgaaaaaacctttgtacaaatgtttccagtttgagtgaagtcagtcggttaaataaaatccttgcgaaatctaaagatttccgagtgaacgaacttcgtttgccaaatggcgatctgacttcctctgatgaggaagttctggaatgcttattcagccagcacacacttccctggatgtgtggatattacatcttcggatgaacctgatgtcttttcctgtagttacgattccctggcttcggctcggagtattgtaactatagaatcgatagagtgggcacttaatagctttgctcctttcaaatctcctggggcagatgggatttatcctattttgcttcagaagggatttgatcatttcaaacatgttttgaaaaaaagacttcacgcagaaaaatatattgtaaagGCAAAAGTATTCTGAATAGattcaacaaattttattattgACTCAGGGCTTACCGGCAATTTTTTTTGAATCAATGATTTCGCTTATTTACTTCAAAAAATAGAATTGTTGTTTCTAAAATCGTTTGTAAATTGACAACTGTCAACAATAAATGataaattttgttgaaacaaaaaaTCAAATTCGTTGAACCAACAAACGCAATGTATTGATGTAACTGTAGCAATCGCATTGGAACTAAAATGCattattgatgattttttgttattaaaaaaaGAAATACAATAGTTTTCATTCAcgatatttattgtttaaatttgCAACTTCATAGATATAGAATGCAACACACATCGAGGAAACACATTTTTGGAAACGCTGCAGGAAATCGATGCAATTCTTTCTAGCCTGCTCGTCCTTATTGCTGAGTTTCTGATTACAGTAACGTACTATAAGAAAGAAAAACATTAATCATTTCCAAGGTCGTTTCGCATGTTtagcatttgttagaaaattaccgTCAGCAATAATCAATTCTGAATCAATCATTCGCAGATTCGTTCCTCCAGAAATGAACTCTTTCTTCATGCATTGTGGTGAGCTGAAATATGATTAAATATGGATACAAATCGACAAATAATACAAACTTCATAGACTTACCTTAAAAAGTAATGATAATACTCGCAACAAACCTTGTCAGATTAGGTAATTGAAGTAAATGAAGCAAAAAATCACAGTAGATTTATAATCAAGTTAACTTTTCTTCGTGATTTCGCAATGGCTTTTCTCTGTTTGCCATGTAGACAAGGCATTAAGGTTGTCGTCATTGGACCAAACATAATTGTTGATTCTACAAAATCCAATTATATAAACAACAATAATTTTCAATTGTAATAAAACTCGAAAAGTAAtgtttcattcaattcaaaaatttgttgatttgaaaaatatgTTGCATTGAAGTGAAAAAATAGGTGGATTGATTCAATATACACAAACTTGGTTGATTCTAATCATTAGGTTTTTTATTTCTACTAAGCAAAATTTGTCTGCatgttgtttgcagttttgctacagggtatattcccaaatcctggcgggatattactgaaaagtttattccgtaagtgggtcgtgcgtcttacgaagaagcaaagagtttcagacctatcagtttgacctcttttcttctgaaatgcttagaacgcattgtggatcatcacatccgtgatgttcatctggccaacgtgcctcttcatgtgaaccaacatgcctaccaatctggtgagtccactgtgactctcttacacaaggttgtttacgatatcgaaaagcattcgctcaaaagcaatcttgtttgggtgttttcttagacatcaagggtgcctttgacaatgtgcctttcgatgccatattggaagccgcacggagtcatggtatatctccaatgatttccaattggattcatcaaatactcaaaaaccgatatctcttctcgacattgcgtctagcagggattaggaaattgagtgtttgtggatgcccccaagagagagtcttgtcaccgcttttgtggaatctcgtaggagatacgctattgaggcaactcaataatagcggttttcctacttatggttttgccgacgactacctagcattgttattTGGTATGTGATGCGTGAGCACACGCGCAGTGGGCTGTATAGGGTGGATGGAATGGggctggctattggccggttGGCCTCACCGGATGCGCTCGTCCCCGCAGAGACCGAGCCGATGGGAGCAGGAGTGGTTTGGAGCTCCTTCCCGGGGGTGCCCGCAGGCGAATGATATCCAACTCTCAAGTGGACTACTTCAGCCTCGATCGGCTGAGAGCACACTCCAACTGGTGACCAGAAGCGCTGGGCTCTGACACCAGAAACCAGGATTGGTTCGGATAAAGTGGATGGAAAACACTAGGAATAATTTTCTGAATATCTCTATTTGTTGCGATCGTTAGCCGGATCGATTTATTACTGATTCAAACTTCGCGCAACGCGCGCATATTTATACCGTCCCCAATGTGCACTAGAAACTGGTGGAACGTTCTAGATGCGCGCGTGATGATGATggttgacgatgatgatgatcagCAGTGGACGCGCACCCCGTGCGTGgaagttctctctctctctctgtattAGCTTCGTCGGGTTACTCATCTCTCGTGGGTTCTCGCCTCGCTCGTCACACGTTTCTCGTCGTCGTCTCGGTCGCTCGTATATACTCGTTGCACGGTTGTACGGGTTGTGTCGGAGAGCAACTGTTCGGTACGCGTGGTTTTGCTATGCTCCGACTGTGCGCTCGCTCTCAATATGCGACGACTGACTGCTGACTGCTGCTGGTCGATGGGAGGTGAGATTTGATGGGCGCAAGATGATGTCGCTGGCGCGTTTCCATATTTCAGTTCGCTTTGCGGACTGAAcaggtatgtgtatcaccacccttttcgacctgatgcaaagcgcccttcaggtagttgagggttggtgttgcCAATACGACCTTTcggttaagggcggacgggacggtcggggaaatatccgccattgctctgttgctactaagatggtaatctcagattctacttcatattttgcaacaaaaacctatcactgtgtatgctcacttgcagtgcatatgctgattgtttttcagcatcttcagtgcgatagaactcaagattaccatcttcaaaatcgcaaggcaaattgttagaaagagaggcaagataggaaaaataacacggcgtcccgtttcaccttaatccgagtaaaacatctattgttttttttttacggaaaggcgaaaccgtaatggcgttcgacctttgcgtctctttgattctgaaatcgatgtgactgaacaggtaaagtacgttggagtcattcttgattccaagctttcctggacacctcacattgagttcagaatcaagaaagcttgtatggccttcgggcaatgccggcgaacctttggtacaacttggggtctaaaacccaagtatatcaaatggatctacacaactgttgttcggccaatattggcttatggatgtcttgtgtggtggcaaaagggcgaaatgagaaaggatgtgcttaatggcgatgtctggagcgttctcttcaactcccacggcagcgctcgaagttctctttgacgttgctccactacacattcatctcaaacaagaagcactttcttgcacttaccgtccacgggtactcggtctactagaggaaactcctgtgaaccgcacatcaacacacacctcgttgtttccacttttggtgaattgggacaaaattgtccttgctccaagtgttcttacaattgcttgtaattttccatatctggatatctggaaagaagtatttcagacggcatcgtatgttacactgatggctcccttctcgaaggtcgagcaggtgctggttatagatagtagagtaaacatagatccgcggacaccgctgactaaaatgtttcaagcgtgtaagcagtaattttcaagagtgtgacggttgaatatgacgtcatgcgctccattgatgttgtccaaatcgtgacgtcatgctcgtttggatacagattttgacagttcgtttggatacaacggattcatcaacatggatctatgtttactctactatctatagtgctGGTgtttactctcgtgagctaaggctgtatcagtcttactcacttggtagacactgcaccgtttttcaggccgaaatctttgctcttatgtgcggattgcaatcagcacttcagcagcacgtaatgggcaaagtaataaacttctgttcagatagccaggctgctattaaagcacttgcttcggccaactccaggtcgaagttagttatcgcttgacgaactcaaatcgaggagctgaattcagcaaacgctgttaaccttgtatgggtacctggccattcttccatcgctggaaatgaattggctgatgagttagctcgcactggagcatcacatgacttcattggccctgagccagctattccgatatcaaagtgttgggtaaagcttcagattcacacctgggctgctactcaacacagacaatactggaatagtttggagtcatgtcgtcaaaccaaattttattgtactgagccatctccaagggtggcgaagtatcttacaaatctgtcaaagcaaaattgcagcattctggtcgaagcattgactggccactgccgactcagctatcacatggtgaatattcagcaagctgattcatttacatgtgatagctgtgaatctgtatatggaacttcgtatcatttgatatgtaactgtccagtttttgctcaactgcgtttccgagtattcggtaaacacttattaagtgaaactgacttcagagacctgaatattcaggatattctgttgttcttaacccgctgtggtcaagagctataggctctctttcgctttatgcgttattacagtgccctttccagggtttgaacccattgtggtacgcttatgcgttagtatcctcttccagggtacttttcctatttccctacctgtccttatccgcatccctatccttatttccttccttttccctcaggtagatgatagggttttaggttattattttggcgatggcacaaatgtcccaaatggaggataacgtgcctctggagccggccttctgatacctgatacctcccAGATCCGGATTACTATTCGGTAATGCAAGTggacaacttttccgggcccatcttgacaagttcagctccgatactatccttaccagttaacttattgttcttgagctgttgGATATctttcttaacttccctcaaagTTCTCCCGCTGCCTTGATTATCCATTTCTGCGCTTTCCGTACCATTCAGGcgttcgtcgtagtgctgcttccacctttcgatcacctcacgtccgtcagtCCCTTGCACATTTCAGCTCgcagcacgaagcctttgcggggtgCGTTGAGCCTCAGgtagacgggtctgctgtttccgctttcttttatatcgctccacgttctgccgggtcctgtgctgcagcatgaccgtcCTCGCTGCGTTGTTCTTTGTCAAAATCTCTACCGTGCCAACTCGGTATTTATAATGATACATCATTCAAAAATTTTCATATACGCAGAACATAATCATCTCAACATAGAAACTGTGAATTTATTCATGTCATTATATGAAGCGACTTACTCAAACTGTACTTAGTAAATATAGTTTTGCAGTttagtattattattatttgaaTAGCTACTATTTTTACAACTAATATATCACGTCTAGATTACCGAAAGTCCTCTAAATATTCATCTTCAAAACCAAACATCAAACAAACAATTTTAATCACCCACTGTTCAAACTGTTCCGCCCCTCCATTCGCAGATGAACAACTTTTCCACCACCCTGATGAAGGGTGGCCTCTTCATTCCGGATGCCGAATCGTACGCCAAGTACGCCGTCTTCACGCTCGGGAAAACGAAACAAACCACCGGCTACTGGACGCACGGGATTCAGTACTGTTTGATCCGGTTATCACCGGAGTGGGTGCGAACGCTGGTCGGTGGCATCATGAACAAGAAGTTCCGTGAGGAGTACCACCACGCGCAAAAGCAGACCGCCGCCACGGTCGCTAAGGCACAGTAGTGGGTGGCCGTAAGTTGTATGTTCTGTAGGTGCTTTCTGTTGATGCACCGATTTGTAAAGTATTGATTGTGGAAACATTGCATTTGTATACTTCTAACTTTTACCTGTTACCGATCTTAGGTTATAGTGTACGGATTCCTTGCGAATTCAAGCAATAGAGGATTTTCTATTTTTATTGGTCAGAAAAAGATTAGAGTGTCTCCTTTGATCGATTCTGACCaattttaacacaaaaaaaaatcctaaaatagtCATGACCGACCGTTACTATTTCGATTAACCTAGCATAAGACTGATCACAGCGATTGAAGAGAATGTGTGAATCAATGCAGAAAATACAAACATTAGAAATAAAGAGGAAGTGAAAAAGCCAGCGACATCTTTGAAACGATAGAGAAAACTCCTGCTGTGATGAACACGTGCATTACCATGACGACTCCGTGCACCAAACACTTCGGTTGCTTTGCTACCTTACGTTTTGTTTGCCAAAAACACCTCTTCCAAATCAAattacaaaaaatctttcaattcgcGGTCATCATGCAGCTCTTCAGTCTGCACCGGAAATCGATTTACATCCTCTACCAAAACCGTCTTTGTTCCCTCTCCACGCTAACAACCGCCTTCATAGTCCTACTCTCCTTGCTCCTTCCCTACTGTGTCATATCCTACATAAACCCCGGCACGCTGTGGGATCGCTATCGGTTGGTTTACGAACAGCCCAAAGTCCACTTCGACTACCAGTATCTCTTCCTGGCGGAAATGGATCGCCCCGGTGATAATGTCAATCGCCTAACCACGTGCAGCTCGTACGAATCCTACAACATGCTAACGGACGACCAAAGCCATCAGGACTGCAATGCCATCAAGGTAAGTGAAGTGGAACCGAGCCGAACGGCGGAGTTTGAAAATCATCAATCCGCGTCATTTTTTTTTGCAGGTAATGATAGACGACAGCAATACGGATGGCAAAATAGATAAGCTAAGTGCATCCGTTTCGATCAATTCGCCTGACGATTCGGTGAGATTGGTGTTTTATACGTTCTACTTCTTTTTGAAAGCGGTAGTTGAGGTAAGTGGTGGTCAAGTATTAAGTAGTGTTTCTATAGAGGGGAAAACAGACAACAGACATTGGAGATAATAACTCTATGGGAGGTAGACCGTATATTTAGTAAAGAAAGACAGACAATATTTAGAATAgtatagactagactagacagacCACATTCTTCTAATGTGGGCATGAAAAGTATGGTCAAAACTCATTGTTATCTCCATTTAAGTTGGAGGTCCCTAGCATCCACTTGCCAAAAATTGCATTTTGGCTCgcgttttctcgagcacaaatctgaagattcATCATACAAATTTTTCGGAAAATGCTACTCGGGGTTCACTGCGAGTAAGCATAcaacaagtaacattttcagataATTTTGTCTGATgcatcttcagatttgtgctcgagaaaactcGAGTAAAATGAAAGGCGGCCATTGTGGCGGGCATCTTTGTACTCTACCAACCTTGTCTTTAATGGCATATCAACCAAGCTTACTGGAATTTTGCAGTCGCCTTGCTTGGAACACTTCTCCACTTGTCAGGGcccatataaccacagctgtaaaggtgtgggtaattcagcatgaccatgcagagggtgacgggttcgattcccggtcggtccaaaaACATCGCGctatgaaaatttcctggagttccttgagcatagagtatcttcgtgcctgctacacgtaTACACTTGCGAAATGGCCATTGACAGAGGAAGTACACaggtaataactgcggaagtactcatagaacactacgcgagcagctgagaagcaggctttgccccagtatgGACACTATGTCAAGAATAAGAACTCCTCCACGACGGATAAACTGCAGCCGCCTCCCTGAATCTGGCCATGTCTGCCAATCTCCTTGATGATTCAGTTTagtacagggtgcgtgcgataattttgcactaaccttcaaacaggaatatttcatcaaagggttgcaataaaaatataaaccccacatcatcaaatgcaccatatttctagtgaactgtgaaaaatataaaaccattaattATCAAAAACGTGGTgttatgagaaaatattttcagatcctatgttttacactaacgcgcccaataacatttcgggttctactatttgttgtgtaaattagacgaaatcagtaaaatgtaatgtgtaaaagcccgataatgatacacgagacgtaatgatacagatatgcttcaaaaattataatttgaataattttgacgaggtgattttaacacattatcgaatagcgtcaacaaaaactggttgttttttcgatacactaatgccgtttttctttttgatccagttccaacctgggttggaactggatgagatcacagtttcaaccccaacccgacttcggtttcgcttgtactaaagtttgtttgtttacacattttccgccaatccagttccaacccaggttcaaaaagaaaaacggcataagtctagggtacaactttttttagcaagcatcggatcacatagcggtcttcaacaaagatgttccgcatagaattccctataataatactaaaaataagggttattgaacgcttccagtgccatctagtggcagaaaactaaaactatgccattcctgcacatatttgtaccagttttactatataaacttcagactagtcgagcgataccttAATAAttattcagctcaaatttgtgctgtagcttatgggagtctaaaacagcaaattgaggtggtcagacttagaatattttagtttttaattttctcataaatgtttgagcagccctagtagaatattgctcaaattagaatttccgacttttccagttgtttctccgctatcttccattccagcgatgtagttttttgtaggtaacaagcctatggaatcccccaactacactgaaaaaaacagCTTCATAGtgttcttgacagctgagaaaatgcagatagtatgcagctgtTCCATATTTTTATACgaagttgttcgcattttcgtcttctagaaatctctttttcaaatttatgggatattttttgaacggcacaaATAACGATGATACCACTGGAACTCCTCGTAcaaaaaatattttagttttacctaaaataacacaattgcGGTTCTCAGaatcgttcaaaaaaggttagcgatattaggaccacttttttcttcctaaatcattgaaataatcacaattgttcgcgaaaaaatcatttagtatagatctattgtcgaattatttttaaaacgtgttttatgattacgatatgattttGTGCAAAcatatcgcacgcaccctgtatgcCAATAATGAGTTTCATCGATTTTatatgacgaagagaacgaaaCTGCCTAAAGTaacaccacacaccgttctcctgcacaccgcctaagaTCGTCCTCAGAAGACGTCCTCTAAGCAGGCAAATCGATGGgatatataaaattgaaattaagatactgaattgcatacaCGTAATTttgacatatctagattcaatcacctatGACTCATTTTAAAAACTGAACCtgaaagcacagagaaacagacgtaacacttagaaacgattttataaaaaaaaaacatcgttacGAAAACGTAAACCACCCAATGGTAATCGTACTTTGTTTGGCCGGaccaccactagatggcggtagtgagcaaacgtcaaacaggagcaaaaccaATGCCAACGTCGCGAGTGGTCAATCAACCAACTACTCAATATTTGAATTatcctttaaaaatatgttcgatgggaagcgagcggagtgtgaagtctgtttctctgtgctgaaAATATACTAAGgtattttttacacggtttttaaCATGGACTCGCGAATCAACACGGGTTTTCAACtttgggggcgtccataaatgacgtagcttttttaagcgatttttactaccctcctcccccctcgtagcatttcgtcacaaatttggaaCCCTCtcttataaatgacgtagcttgttaaacaaccccACCCCCTTCCcttaacaattttttttcatttcaaattGCAAGTAAcgcaaaaaaaactaaaaacttagttctgatttgaatcataacttgtatgtttaacgaatattatgaaaaacaatagcaagaaaatattgccgactgtggagtggatctggtgtgatggttaaagcacgtgactatcacgccgaggacctgggatcgatgcTCCCAATACAGTTCAATACCATATTAGTCTAGGAGCTCTTccaaagatattagtttgctcagtaataaatctgttaagaatatcaatttggtttcagttgaataaaattcaccatgacatttgaaggaccctgaaggagtttcttctgaaactctttcagcagttcattctggaattcttcaaggagtttcttctgagattcacattttttgagaattcctcccttttAAATCCCTCCAGCACTtcgttctaggatttctccaaaaatttcctttaggatcccatttgagatttcctccttttTTGTATTCACCTAAAGTTCTATTTGGAACTTCTGCgggatttttttaaggtttttctttaAGTTTATCCGTGGTTTCCTTCGGGagttatttcaaggatttcttctcctgtgttccaccagcagtttcttcgggcaTCTCTTCAGGGATATCAACcagaatttattttgagattccatcagaacttctttctgggtttcctaaagaagtccctttcgggattcctccaggagttccttcttgtttttcttcaggaattcattcagatattcattccgagatctctgcaggaaacccCTCCGACATTCTTTCAGATCCCTctagaagttgcttctgggattgctttatgagttttttttttcggattccttcagaaattccttcca contains the following coding sequences:
- the LOC109417635 gene encoding transmembrane protein 231 yields the protein MNTCITMTTPCTKHFGCFATLRFVCQKHLFQIKLQKIFQFAVIMQLFSLHRKSIYILYQNRLCSLSTLTTAFIVLLSLLLPYCVISYINPGTLWDRYRLVYEQPKVHFDYQYLFLAEMDRPGDNVNRLTTCSSYESYNMLTDDQSHQDCNAIKVMIDDSNTDGKIDKLSASVSINSPDDSVRLVFYTFYFFLKAVVESNCHFTIPTMISLSKQSPPIQSFTSGVISHFGHLRAVQSTALQCPFVLRNIKTHFNHNFHPNENFTSVEEFLPERILHRIESSNAVYYGFDPARTQWTRDGSGTVEIRVELLIGGEDVQKTALLYNASLWQKVAQFWTQYFSVLIVFLWVADKLKDLMFDGHWIRAMKVVPWKDKVL
- the LOC134287738 gene encoding uncharacterized protein LOC134287738, whose translation is MQNGTAQVALVQEPYFRKGNFYLGNLVNPVFATFSKNEMANSRVMPRACVLVNNAIVATLISELTTRDVCAITIDVSVGNLNRKYVYCSVYLPHDEPSPTDAFKQVIAYCTTKGLPLIVGSDANAHHIIWGSSDINLRGSSLMEYLSSTDLGLLNIGNRPTFMVSGREEVLDITLCSSRISHELTNWHVSDEESLSDHRYILFEHVNVTSQTLRFRNPRSTNWDLFTDLVAAKFHGYSPSIDTPSDLDDAVDTTTTFIMEAFEEACPLRSVKITRGTPWRNSDLAKLRKQCRKSWNRRRSAGSEAFRSARKAYRKSLRSAERSG